From the genome of Danio rerio strain Tuebingen ecotype United States chromosome 2, GRCz12tu, whole genome shotgun sequence, one region includes:
- the diras1b gene encoding GTP-binding protein Di-Ras1b isoform X1: MPEQSNDYRVVVFGAGGVGKSSLVLRFVKGTFRDTYIPTVEDTYRQVISCDKSVCTLQITDTTGSHQFPAMQRLSISKGHAFILVYSITSKQSLEELKPIYQQILAIKGNVENIPIMLVGNKSDETQREVKTEDGEAQSKTWKCAFMETSAKTNHNVTELFQELLNLEKKRSMSLNIDGKRSGKQSRADKLKGKCSVM; encoded by the coding sequence ATGCCTGAGCAGAGCAACGACTATCGTGTGGTGGTGTTTGGAGCAGGAGGTGTGGGCAAGAGCTCGCTAGTGCTCCGTTTTGTGAAAGGAACCTTCAGGGACACCTACATCCCGACGGTGGAAGACACTTACCGGCAGGTGATCAGCTGTGACAAGAGCGTCTGCACCCTGCAGATCACAGACACCACCGGGAGCCACCAGTTCCCTGCCATGCAGCGTCTGTCCATCTCCAAGGGTCACGCCTTCATCCTGGTCTACTCCATCACCAGCAAACAGTCCCTGGAAGAATTGAAGCCCATATACCAGCAGATACTCGCTATCAAAGGCAACGTAGAGAACATTCCTATCATGCTGGTGGGGAACAAGAGTGACGAAACACAACGGGAAGTGAAGACCGAAGATGGAGAAGCCCAGTCTAAGACCTGGAAGTGTGCTTTCATGGAGACCTCGGCTAAGACTAATCACAATGTCACTGAGCTCTTCCAGGAGCTGCTCAACTTGGAGAAGAAGAGGAGCATGAGTTTGAACATCGATGGCAAGCGTTCTGGGAAGCAAAGCAGGGCTGACAAGCTGAAGGGGAAATGCAGTGTCATGTAG